The bacterium genome contains the following window.
GGAGATGGGAGTGGGCGCTCCCTCAAAGACATCTGGCACCCACATATGGAAGGGGACAATAGCCAATTTGAAGCCGAAGCCAGCGAGGACGAGAACGAAGGCAAACTTGGCAATTTGGCTTTCCTTCAAACTCAAAGATATCGCGGAGAAACTCGTCCCACCACTTATCCCATAAATAATGCTCAAACCATAAAGCATCGTCGCCGACAAAACGACGCCGAAAAGGAAATATTTCAGGGCAGCTTCCCCTGACTTTGGGTTATCCCGAAGATAGCCAGCAAGTATATAGCTTGAAATGCTAAGAAATTCAATGGAAATGTAAAGAAAGATGAGGTCGTAGGCAGAGGCGAGAAGACATAAAGCGAGAGTTGATAAGAGCAGTAACAGATAATATTCCCCCTCGTATTTTCTACCCTTCATATATCTCGCTGAGATGAGGGCTATAAGCATCATCCCGACAATACAAACTCCCTTTACAAAAAGGGCGAGGGAGTCAAAGGCAAAACCACCAGCGAATATAACGCCTGCGAAAACGGGAAGGACGACCACAGAGGCAATTACCCCCTCCAGCGCAACGAGGAGAGCGCCTATCGCTATAGCGAACATATACTCTCTTTCCTTGCCAAGGAGCTCCATTATCAGGCAGAAAACAGCGCCTAAAAAGAGCGTTATCTCGGGAAGGAGGGGAAGAAGTTTCTCCATAGCGGTCACATAATTCCCAAAGTAACTTTTATCGCCTTTTGGATGAATTCAATCAAAGGGAATGGATAGACTCCCATAAGGAATGTGCCGAGGGCGAGAGGGGCAAGGGAAAGGATGTCTATCTTCCCTATATCCTCTACTTTCTCGTAATCTGGATTGAGAGGTCCCTGAAGCACCCTCCTGATGGTCCAGAGGAAGAAGGCTGCAGTTATAATCACACCCAAGAGTGCAAAGGCGACGAACTCCTTAGCGGAGGAGAAGGAGCCAAGGAAGATTGTGAACTCCGCGGCGAAGCCGGCAAGCCCGGGAAGCCCCAGCGAGGCGAGACAGAAAAAGCTAAGGAATCCACCATAGCGAGGGAGAATCGCTCCCAATCCACCATATTTATTCAAGTCCCGGTTATGCGTCCTCACATAAATCATTCCCACAAGGAGGAAGAGAGAACCGGTTATCAATCCGTGAGCAACCATCTCCAGAACCCCACCAGTTAGGGCGAGGCTTGCCTCCTTCGTCCAGTTTCCCGCAGTGAAGCTGGCGGCGGTGAAAGCCAGGAGAACGTATCCCATATGATTGACGCTGGAGTAGGCAACAAGCCTCTTGAAATCGCTCTGCGCCATCGCCACAAGCGCTCCGTAAACTATGCTCATAAGGGCGAGTAGCCCAACCCAGGGGGCATAGCGAAAACAAGCTTCGGGAAGAATGGGAAGCAGAATCCTGTAAAAGCCATAACCTCCCATCTTCAAGAGGATTCCTGCAAGGATGACGGAGCCAGCTGTCGGCGCCTCAACATGGGCGTCGGGAAGCCAGGTATGGAAGGGGAAAGAGGGGAGCTTGATGGCGAAGGCAAGGAAAAAGCCGAGAAAGGCTAACCCCTCAAGAAGTGGCTTGCCTGAGAGCGGCTTTTGCTGAGTGAGTTGAAGGATATCAAATGTATGGGGGGAGGATGTGAAATACAAGAGAAGAATTGCTAAGAGCATAGCGAGAGAGCCGAAGAGGGTGTAGAGGAAGAACTTGATAGCTACATATTCCTTCTTCGGTCCTCCCCACACACCTATGATGAAATACATAGGCACCAAGCTTATCTCCCAGAAAAGATAAAAGAGGAAGAAGTCAAGGGCGAGGAATACGCCGAGCATCCCGAACTCCAAGAGAAGAAAAAGGAAATAATACTCCTTCAATCTTCTCTCTATATCTATCGTGGAGTAAAGAATTGAGACGAAGGTCAAAAGGGTTGTGAGGATGACGAGGGGCATGCTTATCCCGTCAACTCCGATGTGGTAGCGAACATTTATGCTCGGTATCCATCTATAAATTTCCTCCAGCTGAATAATCCCTTCCTGATAATCAAGCGTCCAGAGAAGGGCAATGGAGTAGAAAAGCGCGATACCAGAGAAGAACAAAGCGGACCTCTCTATCAGCTTCCTTTCTTCACTGGGAAGGAATAAGACGAAGATGCTTCCAACAAGCGGTATCAAAAGAAGAGTGCTCAGCAACATTCTTCCTCACTTCCTCAAATTAGAAGGAATATTATTAGCCCCAAGAGGGCGACGAGGAGGTAGAACTGGACAAGTCCACTTTGTAGATAGCGAATGATGAAGCTGAACGCGCCCGTTATCCAGGCGGTGGCATTCACAAATCCATCAACCACATATTTGTCAAACCAACCCTGAAAATAGGAAGCAATCAATGTAACCCTTCCAACCGAGTTCACCAAGCCATCAACTCCTTTCAAATCAAAAGTAGCGAAAAGCCTTGAGATGTAAAACGCAGGCTTCACCAACACCATCATATAGAAATCATCTATGTAAAGACGCCTAACGAGGGCTGTGTGGAACGGTCGCAAAAGTTCCATAACTTTCTCCCTATCCCAAGAAATAGCATAGATTAAATAGGCGGATAGAAAGCCTCCGAGAGGGAAAAGGAGGGAGAGATAGGGAAGAGGGATTCCCTCTTCCTCGCCACCTCCCAATATATGAACTAAAGGACCGCCTGCCAAACCGAAGAACAGGGTAATCAGGGAGAGAATGATAATAGGAACAGCCATAACCTTTTCCTCATCTATCTTCTCTTCCCCGTTAGCAGGATTGAGGAAAGCAACGATGAATACCCTCCCCATATACAACGCGGTTAGAAATGCTCCAAAGAGGGATAGGGCGAAGAAAGGAAATTCCTTGAATGCGGAGGAAATCACCATTTCCTTGCTGAAATAACCAGCAAGGGGAGGAATTCCAGCAAGGGAAAGCGTTCCAACAAGGAATGTTATAGAGGCAATCGGCATCCTTCTCCAAAGACCTCCCATCTCCCATATATCGTTTGTTCCAAGGTGATGTATCACGCACCCAGCGGACATGAAGAGGAGCGCCTTGAAGAAACCATGGGATAGAAGATGGAACATCCCCGCCTGCATATTCCCCATCCCTAAAGCAAGCATCATATACCCCAATTGGCTCATCGTTGAGTAAGCCAAAACCCTCTTTATATCGTTCTGCACTAAAGCTAAAAAGCTCGCCATAAGGGCGGTTATCGTTCCGATAATTGCCACGACCAGCAAGGCGGTAGAGGAATAGGAGAACAAGGGGAAGAGGCGAGCCACCATATATGCTCCCGCTGCTACCATCGTCGCTGCGTGGATGAGGGCGGAAACAGGTGTTGGACCCTCCATCGCATCAGGTAGCCAGATGTGAAGGGGGAATTGAGCCGATTTCCCCACCGCTCCGCAGAACAAAAGAAGGCTCGCTACCAAGGCGAAATGCTCCCCCATCTGGGGAATTGCCCTCTCCAAGTCCGTGTAAGCAGTGGAATGGATGTTGAGGAAGATGTAAAGTATGCCGAGGAAAAAGCCTATATCTCCCAATCTCGTTGTCAAAAACGCTTTCATTGCCGCCCTATAGGCGGGAGGTCGCTCATACCAAAATCCGATGAGAAGATAGGAACAGAGCCCAACCAATTCCCAGCCTATGTAGAGAAGAAGGAGGGAATTGGATATAACCAAAGTTAGCATTGCTGAAGTGAAGAGGGAAAGGTAGGCGAAATAAAGGCTATAGCGTTTATCTCCCGCCATATATCCGATTGAATAAATATGAATTAAGAGAGAAACGAGTGCGACCATACAGCTCATAGAAAGGGAAAGAGCATCAAGGCGATAGCCAACATTTACCTCCCAGCCATTGGCTTTCAGCCAAGATGCGCTTAGCTCGAAGGAATAGCTTGGGAAAACGTGATAGAGAGTTAGGAAAAGGTAAAATGAGAGGATTGTGGAGAGGGAAAGGAAACCAATTGGGATATAGGCGCCTCTTCCGGGTGAGCGCCCTCCCCAGAATATTGTTATCGCGGAAGCTAAGAAAGGCAAAAAGGGAATAAGGGGTGCGAGATATTCTATCCTTACCATTTCATCAGGTTGAACTTATCAACATTTATGTCCTCCATCTGCTTGTAAACGAGGATAACTATCGCCAAGCCTACAACCACCGCGGCAGCTGCCAAGGCTATTACGAAGAGGGCGAATACCTGCCCTATGGGAAGATGATGGAGGCGGGAAAAGGCGACAAGGTTCAAATTCGCTCCATTGAGCATAAGCTCAACACACATCAAAATACCGATGGCATTCCTCCTGCTTAGGGCTCCGTAGAGCCCGATGGAAAATATCAAGGCAGAAACTATGAGAATCGCCCTAGTGTCTATCAACTTTTATCCCTCGCCAATACAAGAGCTCCAACAGCGGATAAGAACAGAACAACCGCTAAAATCATCAAGGGAAAGGAATAATTCTGGAAAACCTCCCTCGCAATCGTCGCTGTGGTATCGTCAAGTGGCTTAACCGCTCCCCAATCTATCCAGAGCGTGATGATGAGGATGGCGAAAAAGAGAAGGACGAATATCAGGGCAGAAAGGCTCTGCTTATTGAACTGCCTCTCCCCTTTACCCATCATTCTGCCGGTGAGCATAATAGCAAACAGTATCAAAACTACGATTCCACCCACATAGACGAGAACCTGTATCACCGCCAAGAATGGGGCATCAATGAGCATAAAAATACCCGCTACCCCCAAGAGGGAAAGAGCGAGGGAGAAGGCGCAGTGGACGAGATTTGGGAGGAGGACAACACCCAGAGCTCCGCCCACGGCCAAAAAGGCGGATAGGAAGAAGCCGAAATAAATCGCAAAGCTTTCAACCGTCATCTACGAGCGCCTCCTCACAAGCGCCTCTCTGGTATAACCGGACAACTCGTATTCTTGCGTCATCCTAATTGCTTCTGTTGGGCAATACTCGGCGCATAGCCCGCAAACCATACAGCGACCTAAATTTAGCGTGAAGGAACGAGGCTTCCTCACCTCTTTCTCCCCTTCCTTCACTCTCCAAGCCTCTATCTCTATCACCTTGCTGGGACAAACTCTCTGACAAATCCCACAAGCTATGCATTTATTTATATCAACATCAACGGAAGCCCTGAACCTGGGCGGATGCTCTATCCTTTCCTCGGGATATTGAACCGTAACTTTCCTTCTCCAAAAGTAAAGAAAAGTTATACTAAGGGATTTCAAAACGCTCCAAAGAGTGAGAATCATTCCCCATATCACTCTCATACCAGCATCAACCCACCCGTGAGCAATAAGTTGAAAACTGCGACGGGGAGGAGCGCCTTCCAACCGAGGGAGAGGACTTGGTCAATCCTCACCCTTACGATGCTTGCCCTAAGCCACATCAAAAATAGAACCATTATCCCGACTTTGAGGATGAACCAGAAAGGAGAGAGGATATACCAATCTGGGATAAAGGCGAGAGGAGGCTTCCAACCGCCGAAGAAAAGAGTGACGGCTATAGCCGAGAGAGCAAAGGCGTTTGAGAACTCCGAGAGGTAGAAGAGGGCGAAACGCATCCCGGAATATTCAACGCTATATCCAGCTACCAGCTCGGATTCCCCCTCAGGCAAATCGAAAGGGAGATGTCCGAGCTCAGCGAGGGCGCAAATGAAGAAAACCAAGAAGCCAAGGGGCTGATAAAAGACGAACCAGCGAGGTATTACCCCCCAAAATCCTCCCGATTGCGCCTCCACAATTCCACCCATCTTGAATGTTCCAGCGAGCATAACAACACCCAGAAGGGAGAAGACCATCGGCACCTCATAGGCTATTAACTGGGCGGCTGAACGCATCCCTCCCAATATTGAATACTTATTATTGCTCGCCCAGCCAGCGAGGATTATAGCGATGCAAGTTATCCCACCCACCGCCAAAGCGAAAACTAACCCAATATTGAAATCCTTCGCCACCATTCCCTTACCAAAGGGGATGACTAGATAGATTAAGAAGGCGGGAAGGAAAATCAAGATAGGAGCAACGCTGAACATCACTTTATCAGCAGCCCCTGGGGTCACATCCTCTTTTATGAGCAATTTTGTTGCGTCCGCAACGGGTTGGAGAAGTCCCTCCGGACCCACCCTATTTGGACCGAGCCTGCTCTGCATATAAGCGATAAACCTTCGCAAAAGCCAGAGCAAAACCATAACCACGAGCATTATGAGAGCCAGAATCGCCACGCTGACTATTATCGCTCGTAGGGGCTCAGCCCATAGGGTAGGTATTCCTATGCTCCTGAAGAGACTTTTCAAAAGGGGACCGAGTCCTGGCATTTCTTTACTTATAATATGATGGCACCACCCAAGCGTCAAGGAAAATGGAGGTATAAATTCAAAATCTTTTTAAAATTTCGGGAGCCGAGGCTTCGCCTAGGCTCCCGAAATAAGATAGGTTATTTAACGCTCTGATTTTTGCTAAACCTCCACCTCTTTGTGAATCTCGGCTGACTTGTAGATAGCATCAAGTATCTTCTGTATCGCTATCGCCTGTTCTATATTAGGAATCGGCTCCTTATCCTCCAAGATGCATTCTATGAAATGGTCTATCTCTCCGGCGAAAGCATCTGTTGGAGGAAGATGAGGTATGATATCCACTGGCTGTCCTGCGATGTCGGTGAAGAGGCGGAGAGGTCCCCATTCAGCTCCCGCTTTCGTTCCCTGCAAGGAAGCGCCCAAGCGGTCGCTCTCTATATTGGAAGCCCAGCTCACCTGCAGAAGGATTGTCGCCCCATTCTCCAGCCTTATCAAAGCATTAGCGAGGTCCTCAACATCAAATTTCCCTCCCGCCTCCCGTATGCCCCAGCCACCCGCTCCCTCGCCATAGGGACCGAACTTCGCATATGTCTCCGCGATCACGCTAACAGCTTTCGGATACCCCATTATATAAAGCACCAGGTCAAGAATGTGCACTCCTATGTCTATAACCGGTCCCCCACCAGCCTTTTCCTTCTGAGTGAACCACCCTCCCATCCCAGGGATTCCCTTCCTCCTCTGCCACAAACAGATCGCCGAATAAATCTCACCAAAAAAGCCTTCCTCAGAAAGCCTCTTTAAATATCGTCCTTCTGCGCTGAACCTCTGCACCAAAGCGGTCATATATTTCTTCCCCGTCCGCTCAACCGCCTCTTTCATCTTCACCACTTCTTCCACATTCCTCGCCGGCGGCTTTTCACAGAGAACATGCTTGCCCGCCTCCAGAGCTTCAACTGTCATCGGCATATGGAGATAGTTAGGCGTGCAGACGGAAACAGCGTCTATCTCCTCCATCTCCAACATCTTCTTGTAGTCGGTAAACACATACTTTACCCCATACTTCTCCGCCAATTTCTTAGTCTCCTCTTCCCTCACATCGCAGAGGGCGAGAACCTCTGCCTTCGGATTCTTCTTATAGGCATCCAGATGCGCTCTTCCGATTCCTATCCCGATTATACCAACTCTCACCTTCTCCATTTTCCCTCACCTCAAGAACTAAATAATGAATTGGGAAAGATGTTTGAGCCCGAGAAGGAGCCCCTCCTTGAATCTTGGACCATGGAAGACAGGGTCCTCATGCTCTATGTCCAAGTTGTTGCTGTAGCCGACATCCAAAAGAGCAGATATAACCGCCTGCCAGTCAACCTCTCCCCAGCCGGGTATGCGATAGCGCCACCATCCCGAGCCATAAATCGTCGCCTTTCCAAGCTTGTGGTAGAAAATCTCCGTGTCCTTGGCGTGGATGTGGAATATACGGTCGCCGAAGTCCCTTATCGCTTGAATATAATCCGCTTGTAGCCAAAGCAGATGTGATGGGTCATACTCTAAGCCCAGATAGGGCGAATCCACAGCCTCAAACATCATTTCCCACGCCTCCGGAGTGAAGGCTATGTTTATACCCCTGAAGGGGTGCCCTCCCATCATTGGGCAGTTCTCAATTGCAATTTTCACATTCCTCCGTTCCGCCTTCTCCATATAGGGAGCAAAGACTTCCTTGAAGATGGGGATGTTCTCCTCTATTGATAGCTCGGGAACCCTACCAGCGAAGGTGCAGATGACCCGCACATCCATTTCTGCAGCCACATCTATGAGCTTCATAAAATAGTCATTTATCCGCTTCCTCACCTTCTCATCTGGGTCAAGGTGATTGGCGTAAAAGCCAAGGGCGGAAATCTCTATCTTGTTCCTTTCGCAAAACCTCCTAACATCGTCTATATCCCTGCTCGTCAACTTCTCGGCGTCCAGAGATGAGCCTGGTCCCGCAGAGAGCTCCAAACTGCCGAAGCCTACCTCACTCGCCCAGCGAACTATCTCCTCACTGTAATCAGTCAAAAATCCAATCTTCATTTTCTCAAACCTCCTTTCTATTTTTAATATATTTTAAACCTCTATCGTTTTTAGTCTATATGGATTCTATGCGAATTCCCTCTCAACAACATCCAATAATCTCTCCCCCTCTTCTTTTGAGCCACACCAAGTCCGCACACATAATCCCCTCCAATCCAATTCCCTGAATAAAATCCCCACATCCTGGGGAGGAACATCCAAAACAAGTCCTTTTCCTGCCTCCTGAATCCTCTTCAAGAGAGGAAGCCATTCCGGCATAGGGGGAGCTCCCGCCCCGGGAACCCACTGAATGGCGTTGAGCCTTGGCAGTTCCAATAAAGCATCAAGATGCCGTATCGCTCCCGGTCCATCAAGATGGTAGACGGAGAAATCAAGGAAATTGGTCTGCTTTTCTATATGGGGAAGCAAAAATTCTCTGAACATCCTCTCGCTAATCATACATGAGAAATCCTCTTGAAGGGGATAGGATTTACCCGGCGCCCACACATTCAACCATCCACAGGTCCCATCTTGATAATTTCTGATTATCTCATATTGTTCCTCGTAAAGCTTGAACCACAAATCAGCAATCCATTCAAGCGCTCTGCTCACTATCTCGGGATGTTCAAGGAGATATACACACAATTTATCGGGACCGCAAAGATGTGAAAGTATGTCGCTGATTCCACCTAAATCGGTGAAGGAGACGATGTATTCACCCTGCGAGCGCTGGCAGGCATAAGAGATTATCGCTAAAGTTTTCTGCCACCATTCGTTATTCGGGTCGAATTGGAGATTGAGGAGCTCTTCAACATTTTCAATTATCGGTTCCTGCCAAGTCGTGTCGTTTTGCAAGACGAGTGGACAGCCAAGGTAGGCGCTTGCGATGGATGGTCCGAGATTAACGAAGATATAGGGGAAAGCATCGCCGAGAAAATAGGTGGAGTTGAAATATTCTTCCCAGCGTCCAACAACATATTCGGGGTCAGTCCAGTATTGTAGGAGGTCTTTGGGTGGAGGATAAATGAATTGCTTTTTAGGGGCGACTATTTGGAGGAGATAACCTTCTCTTAGCCACCAGGCTCGGTGGCGTTCTTTGATTCTTTGCCAGTCGTCAACGAATCTTGAAGGCATACCGCGGATAGGGGGCGGGACGCAATGCGTCCCGCCCCACTCCCCTTATTTCTTCTCTTCTTCTTTCAACTCACCGCCGCAAACGGGACACTTCTGCCCTTCCTGCAAAGGGGAACGAGAATAAACTCGCTCCTTGCATTTCTGACAGCGGTAAAGATAGACCTTCTGCATCTTCTATCCTCCTTCCAAAATGAAATCAAAAGCAATCTATATTTTATCAATTTTTTGAAGTTTGTCCATAAAAACAAGGGAAAACGAAGTTATGGGGAAGAGATTGCGAAAAGCACCCCTTCTGTCATTGCTGGCATGGGTAAAGGTTTTTGAAAAATAAATAAAAGATGATGAATCAGATTGAAAAAGGAGGACCTGACAATTTCATTCCTTAGCCATGATTAAATACGAGATTGCCACAGTTTTTCCTTACGGGAAGCCTCACGATGACACTCAGAGAAGTCCTTCATAAAATCGGGATTGCTACACCTGCCTTCGGAGGGCTACGATGGCAAAAGAGGAAATTCCCACCTTTATCATCCTGACTTCCTAAAGGTAAACCTCACAAAGGACAAAATAATAAATTTTCAAGAGAAAGGAAAAAACTGAATTTTTCATAATTGTCTTTTAGGGGCGGGAGGCACTGCCTCCCGCCCCCTTTTCTTTCCTTACGGCAGCTCGTATCCGTCGCTACAGGTCAAATCGTAGGGCGTGCAGGGCGTAGTTATATCGCCTGGATTCCGCGCAACCTGTGCCCACATGTTTATCGGCGATGTCGTTTGCTGGGGCTTCATCCATTTTACATGCCCATCGGCGAATATATAGTTCTTTCCACCGCTATGAATAGCTGTATCTTTTCGGAAAACCCAGTTGCACCAAGTTCCCGTATCAGGTGCGCACTGAAGTCCTCCTTCCTGCACCAATATAAGGTCGGCTGGAGCAGGGAAGTCAGCCATCTTCCAAACATGATGGTTCGGGCTCGGGCAGAACTGGGAACCGTTGTATTGGTAGTCAATATATCTGGGCGCATCTGGGATGCCATTGCGCGATTCCTCGCTGCAGCACCAATCGGGGAAAGAAGGGCAATCATATATCTGCCAGTTCTTCACATAGGGTTGTGTCAGCGTTCTCCAGCTGCTATAGGTGGGTGCGGGGTCCCAGCAGGGTCTACCAGCGCCGAACCTCACGGGCGGATACGCCTCATCCCAGTCCTGAACATACATCATTAGCGCCATCGCAAGCTGCTTCATATTGCTCGTGCATGCGGCCTTACGAGCTTGGTCCCTTGCCCTTGAGAAGACAGGGAACAAGATGGCTGCCAAGATGGCGATAATGGCTATCACCACCAGCAGCTCTATCAATGTGAAACCTCGTCTCCGCATTCCTTTTCACCTCCTTTCTCTTTTATTTTTATCGGATGCTTTGAAGAAGCCTCTGTTTAATAATTGAAGACGAGAAAAATAAGAGAGTCAATAGGATAATCTTTTGGGGATGTAAATTGCTGGAAAAATCTAAACTTAATCATAAAAATTTTGTATTATTTTTGTTTTTAAAAGATTGGGTTAATATCTTTGAGGAGGAAAGTTTTTTATTTTACGCGTCTCATTCTTTATTGGGGGGCGGGAGGCTCCGCCTCCCGCCCCCTTTAAAATCACCAAGGACCGCAGAACCACATGCCCTCAACGAGCGGGTCGGATGTGAACGCACATGCTTTGCCATATACCGACTGCCAATGATACCACTTAGCATGCCCGTCTACCATTAGAAGATTGGAGCCCATGGAGTGTCGCGTTGCCCGCTCCTGCCAAGCGGTGTTTGTCTTCCAATCCGCAGGGGCATTACAACTTGCACGACATTCATTGGCGAACATCACTCTGCCCACATTTGAGGCGAACATAGGCGTGGCGGAATCCGCAGCCAGGAGATATTTAGCTGGACGCTGTATTTGAGCCAGAGACCTCTCAAGCAACCCATCCAAGTTGAAGCCAATATTCCATCTAAAGCCCTCCCAACCTTGGGGGAAAGGTGCACAGCAGACTTGTCCACAGGGATAGATTGGAGGTTGAGTATATATCGTTCCGCTCGGGCAGAGATAGACATTTCTGTTCTTCACATAGGGGTCGAAAACCACAGGCCATTTCAGATAGGGATTAGCTGAAACACCGCACCATTCACCGGGATTTCCACCGTAGAGGCATTGATGGTCAAGTGGGGGAAACTTCTCGTCCCAATCCTGAAGATACATCAAAGCTCCCGTCCCTATCTGTTTCAGGTTGGAAAGACAAGTCGTCTGTCGCGCTTTCTCCCTTGCACGGCTGAAAACGGGGAAGAGAATCGCCGCAAGAATGGCGATGATAGCTATGACGACCAATAGCTCAATTAGCGTGAATCCTTTCCTTTTCATCCTTTTCACCTCCTTTCTTTTTAGATTTTTGCCCAATATATCAGGAGAGGGGAAAGCCTGGGGCCCAAACCTTTTCCTCCCGTTTCAAAGAACTCTCAAATAACCATCGCCTCCTTCCTACAAACTGCTTCTCTACTCAACTCTGAAAAAATAAATGCCATTTCAGACATTCTATCTTTCATTTACTTCCATTATAAACTATGCCATTACTGTGTCAACAATTTTTTAATCGCGAAATTGAGATATGACAACTTCAAATGGCTTGAAGTGACGGACTAACTCACCGCCAGGGAGATGTATCTTCCCCTCCACTTCCTCCCCCAATGGATTTATCGCTATCAACTTCTCTTTCCCTTTATACTTCAAAATCACAACATCCAATGTTGAGGGGGAAACGAATTGAGACGATACCCTCTCCACCTCTCCCAATACATATTCCATCCCTATTTCTTTAAGCTCCTTCAAAAGGATTGGGAAATATTCCATTAATTGGGGATTGAATTTGAAACCGCTCTCCCAGATGCCCTTCTCCGTTTGATAAGCATCCGCCCAGGCGTAAAAGAGGATTCCTTTAGCCCCGTGATTTAAGGCGAGATAACTCATACAACGCAGCTCCTCAGGAGCAGGATAGCGATTCTGGGAGTTAGCGGGCGGCTGGCGATGCGCCTGTATTACCGCCCAAACCGGCTTTCCCCTGCTCGCTTTAACCGCACTCTCAACCGCTTCCCCTACCCAAGCAAGGCTCTTTGGTATTCCCGCTCCTATCGGATAGGGGTCAGTTCCCGTTACATCCCCTATCCCAGCATAGTTGACAACCGCTCCTGGAACCTCGTTGACGAAAGTTATATGCTCGGGGTCAACCTCCTTCACCAATTGGCAAAAGTCCCTTACTTTCTCAACTCCTATCCCACAGCCCAAGGGTTCGTCAATGACATAATGAGCTATCGTTGCCGGATGAAGTCGTAACTGGGATACCATTGCCTTCGCTTCCCCAAAATTCCTCCTACCACCCCTTATGTACTCGCTCAACTCCGTTATAACCCAAAGCCCTTCTTTATAGGCTGAATTATGCCAGGAAAGCTGTTCAGGTGTAAGCTCTTCCTGTTCGGGCGCATAGATGGGAGATGTTATACAATTAAAACCCATTTCCTTCGCCCTCTTGAAATCCTCCGCACCGATATGATAGGTGCCAAGAGGGAAGAAGGGCTTTCCATTTATGAGCAATTCTCCCCTTTTGCCTATCTTCGTTATCGCATTTATCTTGCTCACATCTTCTACCTTGAATCCAAGCATCGCTTCCCCTTTCTCGCTTTCCGTCTCAACGCTCGCCTTCAAGCTATACATCCCGGGCGTGAAGGTCCTAAGGGGAATCTCAAGCAAATCCCTCCCCTTCCCTACGAACTTCTTGCTCCAAATAATCTTTTGCTGTTTATTTTGAATGAGCAATTCAATTTTTGCCTCCTCTTTTTCCTTTGGCGCAGTGAGGATTACCACCTTCAATTTGTCTTGGCGAGCTAACACAACTCTATTCAAAGAAACTTCAATGAGAGGAAGGATTCTAAAGCTATGGAGAACCTCCTCTGGGGTCTTCATCTCGCTCGTCCTATATCTCGCAACCACAGTGAACTCACCCCTTCTGCTACAAGGCAGGATAAACGAGATGGATTTCGCCTCTCCGCGTTTGAGGGCTAATCGGGAAATCTCCGATTGAGCGATTATCTCTTTATTTTTATCCTCTATAATCGCTTGCACCTCAATCTTTAGCTCGCCATCCCTTAAATTTTTAATTGTAAGCATTCCCTTGAATTCCCC
Protein-coding sequences here:
- a CDS encoding NADH-quinone oxidoreductase subunit M; translated protein: MLLSTLLLIPLVGSIFVLFLPSEERKLIERSALFFSGIALFYSIALLWTLDYQEGIIQLEEIYRWIPSINVRYHIGVDGISMPLVILTTLLTFVSILYSTIDIERRLKEYYFLFLLLEFGMLGVFLALDFFLFYLFWEISLVPMYFIIGVWGGPKKEYVAIKFFLYTLFGSLAMLLAILLLYFTSSPHTFDILQLTQQKPLSGKPLLEGLAFLGFFLAFAIKLPSFPFHTWLPDAHVEAPTAGSVILAGILLKMGGYGFYRILLPILPEACFRYAPWVGLLALMSIVYGALVAMAQSDFKRLVAYSSVNHMGYVLLAFTAASFTAGNWTKEASLALTGGVLEMVAHGLITGSLFLLVGMIYVRTHNRDLNKYGGLGAILPRYGGFLSFFCLASLGLPGLAGFAAEFTIFLGSFSSAKEFVAFALLGVIITAAFFLWTIRRVLQGPLNPDYEKVEDIGKIDILSLAPLALGTFLMGVYPFPLIEFIQKAIKVTLGIM
- the nuoL gene encoding NADH-quinone oxidoreductase subunit L, with product MVRIEYLAPLIPFLPFLASAITIFWGGRSPGRGAYIPIGFLSLSTILSFYLFLTLYHVFPSYSFELSASWLKANGWEVNVGYRLDALSLSMSCMVALVSLLIHIYSIGYMAGDKRYSLYFAYLSLFTSAMLTLVISNSLLLLYIGWELVGLCSYLLIGFWYERPPAYRAAMKAFLTTRLGDIGFFLGILYIFLNIHSTAYTDLERAIPQMGEHFALVASLLLFCGAVGKSAQFPLHIWLPDAMEGPTPVSALIHAATMVAAGAYMVARLFPLFSYSSTALLVVAIIGTITALMASFLALVQNDIKRVLAYSTMSQLGYMMLALGMGNMQAGMFHLLSHGFFKALLFMSAGCVIHHLGTNDIWEMGGLWRRMPIASITFLVGTLSLAGIPPLAGYFSKEMVISSAFKEFPFFALSLFGAFLTALYMGRVFIVAFLNPANGEEKIDEEKVMAVPIIILSLITLFFGLAGGPLVHILGGGEEEGIPLPYLSLLFPLGGFLSAYLIYAISWDREKVMELLRPFHTALVRRLYIDDFYMMVLVKPAFYISRLFATFDLKGVDGLVNSVGRVTLIASYFQGWFDKYVVDGFVNATAWITGAFSFIIRYLQSGLVQFYLLVALLGLIIFLLI
- the nuoK gene encoding NADH-quinone oxidoreductase subunit NuoK, coding for MDTRAILIVSALIFSIGLYGALSRRNAIGILMCVELMLNGANLNLVAFSRLHHLPIGQVFALFVIALAAAAVVVGLAIVILVYKQMEDINVDKFNLMKW
- a CDS encoding NADH-quinone oxidoreductase subunit J, yielding MTVESFAIYFGFFLSAFLAVGGALGVVLLPNLVHCAFSLALSLLGVAGIFMLIDAPFLAVIQVLVYVGGIVVLILFAIMLTGRMMGKGERQFNKQSLSALIFVLLFFAILIITLWIDWGAVKPLDDTTATIAREVFQNYSFPLMILAVVLFLSAVGALVLARDKS
- a CDS encoding NADH-quinone oxidoreductase subunit I, translating into MRVIWGMILTLWSVLKSLSITFLYFWRRKVTVQYPEERIEHPPRFRASVDVDINKCIACGICQRVCPSKVIEIEAWRVKEGEKEVRKPRSFTLNLGRCMVCGLCAEYCPTEAIRMTQEYELSGYTREALVRRRS
- the nuoH gene encoding NADH-quinone oxidoreductase subunit NuoH — translated: MPGLGPLLKSLFRSIGIPTLWAEPLRAIIVSVAILALIMLVVMVLLWLLRRFIAYMQSRLGPNRVGPEGLLQPVADATKLLIKEDVTPGAADKVMFSVAPILIFLPAFLIYLVIPFGKGMVAKDFNIGLVFALAVGGITCIAIILAGWASNNKYSILGGMRSAAQLIAYEVPMVFSLLGVVMLAGTFKMGGIVEAQSGGFWGVIPRWFVFYQPLGFLVFFICALAELGHLPFDLPEGESELVAGYSVEYSGMRFALFYLSEFSNAFALSAIAVTLFFGGWKPPLAFIPDWYILSPFWFILKVGIMVLFLMWLRASIVRVRIDQVLSLGWKALLPVAVFNLLLTGGLMLV